From a single Anaerolineae bacterium genomic region:
- a CDS encoding Na(+)/H(+) antiporter subunit A: MGITLAVLSGYMLATLAPWVYHLTRRATGWLLALLPIGLTVFFARYLLEVRASSALIVSYPWVPSLGVNLSFYIDGLSLLFALLISGIGALVVIYAGGYLAGKPQLGRFYVIVLMFMASMLGLVLAGNLITLFVFWELTSLTSYLLIGFDHEREQARAAALQALLVTGGGGLALLAGLVLLGQVGGSLELASLLENGTLVRDHPLYLPILVLILLGAFTKSAQAPFHFWLPNAMEAPTPVSAYLHSATMVKAGVYLLARLSPVLGGTEAWHYLVTGAGTVTMLLGAGLALLQTDLKRILAYSTVSALGALVLLLGLGTVLSVKAATLFLLAHALYKGALFLVAGAVDHETGTRDVRRLGNLARAMPFTAFAAGLAALSMAGLPPMLGFINKELLYEAKLQAPRAAPLVTGAGVLANVFLVAVAGIVGLAPFLRRRANLPKKPHEAPPAMLLGPLFLGGLSLLCGLFPDTIADTLLLAAVRAVRPEVTLLQLKLWHGVNPVFALSVATLAAGAGVYTAQGFLRHARALGEAIGQFGPQ; encoded by the coding sequence GTGGGAATCACATTGGCTGTCTTATCTGGCTACATGCTGGCCACGCTTGCACCCTGGGTCTATCACCTGACCCGCAGGGCCACTGGTTGGCTGTTGGCATTGCTGCCCATTGGTCTCACCGTTTTTTTTGCCAGGTATCTCCTCGAGGTCAGGGCGAGCTCTGCGTTGATCGTCTCTTATCCATGGGTGCCAAGCTTGGGCGTCAACCTATCGTTCTACATTGACGGGTTAAGTTTGCTGTTTGCGCTGTTGATCAGCGGTATTGGTGCTTTAGTGGTGATTTACGCAGGAGGCTATCTAGCTGGCAAGCCGCAATTAGGCCGCTTCTATGTCATCGTGCTGATGTTTATGGCCTCGATGCTGGGGCTAGTATTAGCAGGCAACCTTATCACCCTGTTTGTCTTCTGGGAACTGACCAGCCTGACCTCATACCTGCTGATCGGCTTTGATCACGAGCGGGAGCAAGCGCGCGCGGCCGCATTACAGGCGTTGTTAGTCACAGGTGGCGGTGGGCTCGCCTTGTTGGCCGGTTTGGTGCTGTTGGGTCAGGTCGGCGGCAGCCTAGAGTTGGCAAGCCTGCTGGAGAACGGCACTCTAGTCCGGGATCATCCTCTCTATCTGCCGATCTTGGTGCTGATTCTCCTGGGCGCGTTCACAAAGTCGGCCCAGGCGCCATTCCATTTTTGGTTGCCCAACGCCATGGAAGCGCCAACCCCTGTGAGTGCATATCTACACTCGGCGACAATGGTCAAAGCCGGAGTGTATTTGCTAGCACGACTCAGTCCGGTTTTGGGAGGAACGGAGGCCTGGCATTACTTAGTCACCGGGGCAGGTACGGTCACTATGTTGCTTGGTGCCGGCCTGGCTCTGTTGCAAACCGACCTCAAGCGCATTTTGGCCTATTCCACTGTCAGCGCGCTGGGGGCGCTGGTGCTGCTGCTGGGGCTGGGTACGGTCCTCTCCGTGAAAGCGGCGACGCTCTTCCTGCTGGCTCACGCGCTCTACAAGGGCGCGCTCTTCCTGGTCGCTGGAGCGGTGGACCACGAGACAGGTACGCGAGACGTGAGGAGGCTGGGAAACCTGGCGCGGGCGATGCCCTTCACGGCCTTCGCTGCCGGGCTGGCCGCGCTCTCCATGGCTGGGCTCCCGCCGATGCTGGGCTTCATTAACAAAGAGTTGCTTTACGAGGCCAAGCTTCAGGCGCCGCGCGCGGCACCCCTGGTGACAGGTGCGGGTGTGCTGGCCAACGTCTTCCTGGTGGCAGTGGCGGGGATAGTGGGGCTGGCACCCTTTCTTCGACGCCGCGCCAACCTCCCGAAGAAGCCGCACGAGGCGCCGCCTGCAATGCTCTTGGGCCCCCTCTTCCTGGGCGGGCTTAGTCTCCTCTGTGGTCTGTTTCCGGACACCATTGCTGACACACTTCTCCTGGCTGCCGTCCGCGCTGTCCGGCCGGAGGTGACCTTGCTGCAGTTGAAACTCTGGCATGGCGTCAATCCGGTCTTCGCGTTGAGTGTCGCCACCTTGGCCGCCGGAGCTGGTGTCTACACCGCGCAGGGTTTCTTGCGCCATGCTAGGGCTCTGGGAGAAGCCATAGGCCAGTTTGGGCCGCAGC